One genomic segment of Synchiropus splendidus isolate RoL2022-P1 chromosome 16, RoL_Sspl_1.0, whole genome shotgun sequence includes these proteins:
- the LOC128746961 gene encoding uncharacterized protein KIAA1522 homolog: MSNRDSMGFGDLIPQDVVDIFAHEKHNKRGRKQRSHSLGRALGWLKGKKKKDAGANGQNLGLGPALDLALDGHKGGLKSGRQTHPQGNSHAAPKIHDDDKTPAPPHLQENVFAEASRPKYLEDLHSEAQEGLKLMQQEETSNGVEFQDNESTISTMDVQTDGESTGFMTDSTIADSSSVISAKSSISTRSSRSGLTRQGSTFRPLNSENKPEKKKTRRRQRKSVEGIPRHVQKELGLDRVGWMLTPKLDEEQLLNGEILESPTSEGPSAERDSTFSKDQAEQGGAVHAGHRDDLALLHHMGPDLAGGPRPRSVAVPSMTTASSLQEPPSPVITTSPQAAYMSKIIPNAILPPSIEVVEISRGRSRSSLRTVSKSSLVQPSPAPSRASSRASSTRTMSSKESSSYPHTSNNPTDSSGWSNSDSSETLVSDSSTISSSSTPRQKSQDEVDKSSIKASTSKASKYSTNGKVVSNGEHVNKDGNFVRSLSVMKPKRAPPPPSRSYSLHKAKRRSRDLADLRIVTGASPLQSISASGEENEKSGPGSTTVDSPGYNGDTSSLDDSAGSLSPYESKIFGDKFTSKDILKDSLQVTTQTHVVSPSSGYSSQDGTSPQVTKQLPGSSPKHKRGIFAKLQRLFPGTSTAAAPSIKQTLDPKNNQQLLVDPASLSPSVRALREIFNIPPHPKVHAPPPPPPEVWVHSRRSIELLLGPPVPDNLPAIIKKNPKDRRQLRNLSAQSDGSARSPAAKTKLSRGEQVNSAAQVPSTKKVEESVLLNDAVEKQSNEKVTEKVDVNGNRRVTEEKVRASYMLNEMLAKAAEKREERLTALKEEGEARSKAELVLPISLVRRSPSPSPPPSHHPPQPPDKQAAKVKAVVTSPESSWPPPPPPVAEAVSGQDDLDFPFPPPPIISEDSLVVPVAVPVGSAVAGPTTPIPIVITECVQTSASQEAALTALNIPPPPSYSAPPPPVKIVSPAVPKKVLLPTVPEIVPQEAILPEPKDISSHQAPPLQPLKVVCSTPKSHAPLHESSQETSKELPTERIKVICPPPELPKAQPPSGIKEQPPKESPPEETRPLEVGQLPLPSPIVAPPPIDNSKESAPPESLTIRTPVQEVVPTVVTVAAPAPESPPPQVIEVSCVPLVGHTLLPSEDTYQTTGLQPPQTIPPPPPIEPSLAPHEQPETQLTGLPPDDLEKNTSPSVVETNLDLSPEPAVLDTVLLSSDTTSQNTVLKTEEVSVSPEPEAPTRPTVVIEEKSETSPSPVASSSTEDKTPELCDAPAVPEEPTPVVSVSLLEMVKLRSAPEATRVQEEAQTQVTAASEPSNAAPSTHEAPQKPIRKSLILTTPSSPPAVITTEPPAPKSQSLVIHPPSSTGVTPATKSPTAVTASPSMNLQEVIRMRTAARSKESPATRISLMAPASPMNLQRSPTSTASFIFSKSNLPVSPPAQKPAEVLSKIGEAESQKKVVKMPPPVAKKPKAKASDEEHATGGQSDADKDKANGRISVAADGT, encoded by the exons ATGTCGAACCGGGACTCCATGGGATTCGGGGACTTGATCCCCCAAGATGTGGTGGATATCTTTGCCCATGAGAAGCACAACAAAAGAGGTCGGAAGCAGCGCAGTCACTCGCTGGGCCGTGCTCTGGGGTGGCTcaaggggaagaagaagaaggatgccGGCGCCAACGGGCAAAATCTGGGACTGGGTCCTGCTCTAGACCTGGCCCTGGACGGACACAAGGGAGGACTGAAGTCTGGACGCCAGACTCATCCACAGGGAAACAGTCATG CCGCACCCAAGATCCACGATGACGACAAGACCCCGGCGCCGCCACATCTCCAGGAGAACGTGTTCGCTGAAGCCAGCAGGCCCAAGTACCTGGAGGACCTCCACTCTGAAGCGCAGGAGGGGCTGAAGCTGATGCAGCAGGAAG AAACCAGTAATGGGGTGGAGTTCCAGGACAACGAAAGCACAATT TCAACGATGGACGTCCAAACAGACGGCGAGAGCACGGGGTTCATGACCGACAGCACCATCGCCGACTCGTCCTCAGTGATCTCAGCCAAGTCCTCCATCTCCACCAGGTCATCGCGATCCGGACTCACACGGCAAG GATCGACGTTCAGGCCACTGAACTCTGAGAACAAGCCGGAAAAGAAAAAGACGAGGCGTCGACAGAGAAAGTCGGTGGAGGGTATCCCCAGGCACGTCCAGAAGGAACTCG GGCTGGATCGGGTCGGCTGGATGTTAACGCCAAAGTTGGATGAGGAGCAGCTCCTTAATGGCGAGATCCTGGAGAGTCCGACTTCTGAGGGACCGAGCGCTGAACGGGACTCTACCTTCAGTAAAGATCAGGCAGAGCAAGGAGGAGCCGTCCATGCTGGTCATAGGGATGACTTGGCTCTGCTGCATCATATGGGCCCTGACTTGGCCGGCGGGCCGAGGCCTCGATCTGTCGCTGTTCCGTCCATGACAACTGCCAGTAGCCTCCAGGAACCCCCGAGCCCGGTCATCACCACCTCCCCACAGGCTGCTTACATGTCCAAAATCATCCCCAACGCCATTCTCCCGCCTTCCATTGAGGTCGTGGAGATAAGCCGCGGACGGAGCCGCAGCAGCCTCCGAACAGTAAGCAAGAGCAGCCTGGTCCAGCCAAGTCCTGCACCGTCCCGGGCTTCTTCCAGAGCTTCGTCCACCAGAACCATGTCTTCCAAAGAATCGTCCTCCTACCCTCACACTTCCAACAATCCCACAGATAGCTCTGGCTGGAGCAACTCAGACTCATCTGAGACCTTGGTGTCCGACTCCTCGACCATCTCGAGCAGCAGCACCCCGAGACAGAAGTCTCAGGATGAGGTGGACAAAAGTTCCATCAAGGCTTCAACCAGTAAGGCCTCCAAATACTCCACGAATGGCAAAGTTGTTAGTAACGGAGAGCACGTGAACAAAGATGGAAATTTTGTTCGAAGCCTGTCTGTCATGAAGCCGAAGAGGGCGCCGCCGCCACCAAGTCGTTCATACTCCCTTCACAAGGCCAAAcgccggtcacgtgacctggcCGACTTGAGAATCGTAACAGGGGCTTCACCTCTTCAAAGCATTTCAGCGTCAGGCGAGGAGAACGAGAAGAGCGGTCCTGGTTCCACCACTGTTGACAGCCCTGGATACAACGGAGACACCAGCTCACTGGACGACTCTGCTGGCTCTCTGAGTCCTTATGAGTCCAAGATTTTTGGAGATAAATTCACCTCtaaagacattttgaaagaTTCCCTTCAGGTGACCACACAGACCCACGTCGTCTCTCCATCCAGTGGCTACTCCAGCCAAGACGGCACCTCCCCTCAGGTTACCAAACAGCTCCCAGGGTCGTCTCCGAAGCATAAGAGAGGAATATTTGCCAAGCTCCAGAGGCTCTTCCCTGGGACCTCGACCGCAGCTGCGCCATCAATCAAACAAACTTTGGATCCAAAAAACAACCAGCAGCTTTTGGTTGATCCTGCAAGTTTAAGCCCCTCGGTCAGAGCCTTGAGAGAAATCTTCAACATTCCTCCACATCCTAAAGTCCACgcacccccccctcctcctccagaggtGTGGGTTCACAGCAGACGCAGCATCGAGTTGCTACTGGGACCCCCGGTCCCTGATAACCTCCCCGCTATCATCAAAAAGAACCCGAAAGACAGAAGACAACTGAGGAACTTGTCAGCGCAGTCGGACGGGTCTGCCAGAAGTCCAGCCGCGAAGACAAAGCTTTCCCGAGGGGAACAAGTCAACAGTGCGGCTCAAGTCCCCAGTACAAAGAAGGTTGAAGAAAGTGTGCTTCTGAACGATGCAGTTGAAAAGCAGAGCAATGAAAAAGTGACTGAGAAAGTAGATGTGAATGGAAATAGAAGAGTGACGGAAGAGAAGGTTCGAGCAAGTTATATGTTGAATGAGATGTTGGCGAAGGCAGCAGAGAAACGTGAGGAACGTCTGACGGCAttgaaagaagaaggagaagccaGAAGCAAAGCTGAGTTGGTGCTTCCTATTTCTCTAGTACGCAGGTCCCCgtccccctccccacctccgtCGCACCACCCACCCCAGCCTCCTGACAAACAGGCCGCAAAGGTTAAAGCTGTAGTTACATCTCCTGAATCCTCCTGGCCGCCTCCGCCTCCACCTGTGGCAGAAGCCGTCAGTGGGCAGGACGATCTGGATTTCCCCTTCCCACCTCCCCCGATCATCTCTGAGGACAGTTTAGTTGTACCTGTGGCAGTGCCGGTAGGCAGCGCTGTCGCAGGCCCAACCACACCTATCCCCATAGTGATCACAGAGTGCGTCCAAACCAGCGCCTCACAGGAGGCAGCGCTAACAGCACTTAATattcctccacctccatcctACTCTGCTCCTCCACCCCCTGTGAAGATAGTCTCCCCTGCAGTGCCTAAAAAAGTTTTACTCCCAACGGTACCAGAGATTGTTCCACAAGAAGCGATTCTTCCAGAACCCAAAGACATTTCCTCTCACCAAGCCCCGCCATTGCAGCCTCTAAAGGTTGTCTGCTCGACACCAAAGTCCCATGCACCCCTCCATGAGTCCTCTCAGGAAACCTCCAAAGAGCTTCCTACAGAACGAATCAAGGTGATTTGTCCCCCTCCTGAGCTCCCAAAAGCACAGCCCCCTTCAGGCATTAAAGAACAGCCACCCAAAGAGAGCCCACCTGAGGAGACCCGTCCTTTAGAAGTCGGACAGCTCCCTCTCCCTTCACCAATTGTTGCTCCACCACCCATAGATAATTCCAAAGAAAGCGCTCCCCCCGAGTCTCTGACCATCCGTACACCTGTCCAGGAAGTGGTCCCAACAGTGGTTACAGTGGCAGCGCCTGCGCCAGAGTCTCCCCCTCCGCAGGTTATTGAGGTGTCTTGTGTCCCTCTGGTCGGACACACTCTCTTGCCTTCTGAAGACACATATCAGACCACTGGTCTGCAACCACCCCAAACTATTCCCCCGCCACCACCCATAGAACCATCATTAGCCCCGCACGAACAGCCAGAGACTCAGCTGACTGGACTTCCACCTGATGATCTGGAGAAGAACACCAGTCCAAGTGTGGTAGAAACTAACCTTGACCTTTCCCCAGAGCCTGCGGTTCTTGATACGGTTCTCCTGTCATCTGACACTACATCCCAGAACACTGTGCTTAAGACCGAGGAGGTTTCTGTCTCACCAGAACCTGAGGCTCCCACTCGACCAACAGTTGTCATAGAAGAAAAGTCTGAAACAAGTCCTTCACCTGTAGCGTCTTCAAGCACAGAAGACAAAACCCCAGAGCTGTGTGATGCTCCTGCTGTACCAGAAGAACCGACTCCTGTTGTCAGCGTCTCTCTCTTAGAAATGGTGAAACTGCGTTCTGCGCCTGAGGCCACCAGAGTTCAGGAAGAAGCCCAGACTCAGGTCACTGCAGCTTCTGAGCCCAGCAATGCTGCTCCCTCCACTCATGAGGCTCCTCAGAAGCCTATCAGAAAATCACTGATCCTCACAACACCTTCTTCTCCACCTGCTGTCATCACTACTGAACCACCCGCACCAAAGTCCCAGTCACTGGTTATCCACCCTCCGTCTTCTACAGGTGTCACCCCTGCCACGAAGTCCCCCACCGCAGTGACGGCATCGCCATCGATGAACCTCCAGGAGGTCATCCGGATGAGGACAGCAGCCAGATCTAAAGAAAGCCCCGCCACTCGTATCAGCCTGATGGCTCCAGCGTCGCCGATGAACCTTCAGCGATCGCCCACCAGCACCGCCAGCTTCATCTTCTCAAAGAGCAACCTACCGGTGTCTCCTCCGGCACAGAAGCCTGCAGAGGTTCTCTCAAAGATCGgggaagcagagtcacagaAGAAAGTTGTGAAGATGCCGCCGCCTGTGGCTAAAAAACCCAAAGCTAAAGCGAGTGATGAGGAGCACGCCACCGGAGGACAGTCAGACGCCGACAAAG ACAAAGCCAACGGGAGGATATCGGTTGCTGCTGACGGAACATGA
- the LOC128747081 gene encoding zona pellucida sperm-binding protein 3-like, with translation MKALRCIYFTLSVLALYQWGCSARTFDSAVRHRKPTKAVLAEAQAHDAPTRQLRRPQHHGRNISGENAQTAAHRALDVPAHTYLPDVSVTCAASDFVVRVKPAFYGLEADASELRLGGSCRSNGVLAAHGDMLFTYPLTACDSTRVLTPAYLIYKFRLHYVPSPMRFPLRTHPIQVEIECHYQRDHHVHQLTVQPTWETTVLRKGLNGSPNDFKMELMDEFWSDTPQSQVYQPGETVHIQVSAPQMPPGGKLYIKNCYAAPSTGPQSSKIYTIIDNFGCLLDSKKDLGASRFVSRTDDALRFSLKAFQFISSPDTEVSIHCNLFATTEEPGPSHKSCSYVSDRWTALRGDDSICQCCDSHCVAFKSSTDIMEGLASSELLVSDQPLSEHQGIDWEEPPSPRFWREIVNKLADEDYSDMEEVDMESPALWEGTDPEEGSGSQEGSKPYPSWNKSQNRGGMKAYEEQRKTGGGPEQTWYFPWT, from the exons ATGAAAGCACTCCGTTGCATTTATTTCACCTTAAGTGTTTTAGCACTTTACCAGTGGGGTTGCTCGGCGAGGACCTTTGACTCCGCGGTCCGTCACAGGAAGCCCACCAAAGCGGTTTTAGCCGAAGCTCAGGCCCATGACGCGCCCACGCGCCAGCTGAGAAGACCGCAACACCATGGTCGGAATATCTCCGGAGAGAACGCTCAAACCGCCGCACACCGAGCCCTCGACGTCCCCGCGCACACCTACCTCCCGGATGTCTCCGTCACCTGCGCCGCGTCGGACTTCGTGGTTCGAGTCAAACCCGCGTTCTACGGGCTGGAAGCGGACGCCAGCGAGCTGAGGCTGGGCGGCAGCTGCAGAAGTAACGGCGTCCTGGCTGCGCACGGCGACATGCTCTTCACCTACCCCCTGACCGCCTGCGACTCCACGCGAGTG CTGACACCTGCCTATTTAATCTACAAATTCCGGCTCCATTATGTGCCGTCACCGATGCGGTTCCCGCTCAGGACGCATCCAATCCAAGTGGAGATCGAGTGTCACTACCAGAG GGACCACCATGTTCACCAGCTGACTGTGCAACCCACGTGGGAAACCACTGTCCTCAGAAAGGGCCTGAATGGGAGTCCGAATGACTTCAAGATGGAACTGATGGATG AGTTCTGGAGCGACACCCCTCAGTCTCAGGTCTATCAACCAGGAGAGACAGTGCATATCCAAGTCTCTGCCCCTCAAATGCCTCCTGGAGGGAAGCTGTACATAAAAAACTGCTATGCGGCGCCATCGACTGGCCCGCAGTCGTCCAAGATATACACGATTATTGACAATTTCGG TTGTTTACTGGACAGCAAGAAAGACCTGGGCGCCTCACGCTTCGTCTCCCGCACCGATGACGCGCTGAGGTTCTCCCTGAAGGCCTTCCAGTTCATTTCCAGCCCTGACACTGAGGTGAG CATCCACTGCAATTTGTTTGCCACGACGGAGGAGCCGGGTCCTTCACACAAGTCTTGCTCCTACGTGAGCGACAG GTGGACCGCGCTGCGAGGCGACGACTCGATATGCCAGTGCTGCGATTCACACTGCGTTGCCTTTAAGAGCTCGACCGACATCATGGAAG GACTGGCCAGCAGCGAGTTGCTGGTTTCTGACCAGCCACTCTCTGAGCACCAAGGCATTGACTGGGAGGAGCCACCCAGTCCAAGATTCTGGAGGGAAATTGTGAACAAACTAGCAGATGAAGACTATTCTGACATGGAGGAGGTGGACATGGAGTCTCCGGCTCTGTGGGAAGGGACCGACCCAGAAGAAGGCTCCGGGTCACAGGAGGGCTCAAAACCTTATCCGAGCTGGAACAAGTCACAGAATCGAGGAGGAATGAAGGCATacgaggagcagaggaagactgGGGGTGGCCCAGAGCAGACCTGGTACTTCCCCTGGACCTAG
- the LOC128747495 gene encoding protein L-Myc-1b-like, whose product MEYDCFQDYFFHDFDTEEDFHTSTAPSEDIWKKFELLPTPPMSPTRSSLHLWPGEKPASWRAKLPAQDEDCEIFSAGNGKMLGNLSSIIIRDCMWSSFSAIKQPEKVRASAASPAPVRASRGQCVPPGAPLVAAAADCVDPAAVLTYPANNSCRKPASSGSESRSDSSDDDEDDEDEEEIDVVTVESKQNRMRVMNVRQPVTLRVRADPCPKRFHMSVHRQQHNYAARSPDSDPEDEDDDEEEDDDDEEEEEELQIKRVCSRSSSSSPASRGSRPASPSSSPQTSDAEDTDRRRNHNFLERKRRNDLKSRFLALRDQVPGLQSSKAPKVAILTHATEYLARLHTKEKRQLQERKRLLMRKQQLLRRLAELKRS is encoded by the exons ATGGAATACGATTGTTTCCAGGACTATTTCTTCCACGATTTTGACACGGAGGAAGATTTTCACACTTCGACCGCACCGAGCGAGGACATCTGGAAAAAGTTCGAACTGCTGCCCACGCCTCCCATGTCCCCCACGCGGTCCTCCCTGCACCTCTGGCCGGGAGAGAAGCCCGCCAGCTGGCGCGCCAAGCTCCCGGCTCAGGACGAGGACTGCGAGATCTTCTCCGCCGGGAACGGAAAGATGTTGGGAAACCTGAGCTCCATTATTATCCGGGACTGCATGTGGAGTAGTTTTTCCGCGATCAAACAACCGGAGAAGGTGCGAGCGTCGGCGGCGTCCCCGGCCCCGGTGAGAGCGAGCAGAGGGCAGTGCGTCCCGCCCGGAGCGCCGCTGGTCGCCGCGGCGGCGGACTGCGTGGACCCGGCAGCTGTGCTCACATACCCGGCCAACAACAGCTGCAGGAAGCCGGCGTCGTCTGGATCCGAGTCACGCTCCGATTCCTCGG ATGATGACGAggacgatgaagatgaggaggaaattGATGTTGTCACGGTGGAGAGCAAGCAGAACAGGATGCGGGTGATGAATGTCCGGCAGCCGGTGACTCTGAGGGTGCGCGCCGACCCTTGCCCCAAACGCTTCCACATGTCTGTGCACCGGCAGCAGCACAACTACGCCGCCCGCTCGCCAGACAGCGACCCGGAAGATGAAGAcgacgatgaagaggaggacgatgatgacgaggaggaggaggaagagctccAAATCAAGCGCGTGTGCTCAaggtccagcagctccagtccagcGTCACGTGGCTCCCGACCCGCCTCCCCGTCCAGCTCGCCCCAAACCTCGGACGCTGAGGACACCGACCGCAGGAGGAACCACAACTTCCTGGAGAGGAAACGGAGGAACGACCTCAAATCCCGGTTCTTAGCGTTACGAGATCAGGTCCCGGGCCTGCAGTCGTCCAAGGCTCCCAAAGTGGCCATCCTGACCCACGCAACCGAGTACCTCGCCAGGCTGCACACCAAGGAGAAGCGGCAGCTCCAGGAGAGGAAGCGCCTCCTGATGAGGAAGCAGCAACTGTTACGGCGCCTGGCTGAGCTGAAGCGCTCCTGA